In the Streptomyces sp. cg36 genome, one interval contains:
- a CDS encoding serine/threonine-protein kinase gives MPAPASDPRDGAADARVIAGRYRPTARLGRGGMGTVWRATDQLLGRQVAVKELHPDGGAPATAALREARAVAQFKHPHVIVVHDVVEQDGRSYIVMELVEGGSLADRLRAKGPLDVLEAARMGIALLGALGAAHRQGVLHRDLKPANVLLEEGTGRVVLTDFGIAQLPGSTTISEDGAFVGSPEYTSPERMQGAAAGPESDLWSLGALLCAALSGESPFHRDSLGGVLHAVVTDEIRPPRAADPLLPVVRGLLDRDPARRLAAAEAEEMLRAYAATGSVPVAPRHYTPTERVPVAGGSGARPARSGRALVAACLVAALAGGGAAAAVLLGDDGGPAPAAARGPAASSAAGGRPQGPGPTVTVTRPDEPGAGGTAPAGYRSVRDPDGFGLTVPAGFVRSTDDRRVFYVSPDGAFRLGIRLQQSVTGGPLAVMRLAHANGPDTNAGYRGGKVVATTHQGHDAALWEFSWNGFSKAEGPRHTYDEAWDQNGTMYDVWVSAPVARLDEAKRHFDTALDSFTPAA, from the coding sequence GTGCCCGCACCTGCCAGTGATCCGCGTGACGGCGCGGCCGACGCCCGTGTGATCGCCGGGCGTTACCGGCCGACGGCCCGGCTCGGTCGGGGCGGCATGGGCACCGTGTGGCGCGCCACCGACCAGCTGCTCGGCCGCCAGGTGGCCGTCAAGGAGCTGCACCCCGACGGCGGCGCCCCCGCCACCGCGGCGCTGCGCGAAGCACGGGCGGTGGCCCAGTTCAAGCATCCGCACGTCATCGTCGTCCACGACGTGGTGGAGCAGGACGGCCGCTCGTACATCGTGATGGAACTGGTCGAGGGCGGCTCGCTGGCGGACCGGCTGCGCGCCAAGGGCCCGCTGGACGTCCTGGAGGCGGCCCGGATGGGCATCGCGCTGCTGGGCGCGCTCGGCGCCGCCCACCGCCAGGGCGTGCTCCACCGCGACCTCAAGCCCGCCAACGTCCTCCTGGAGGAGGGCACCGGCCGGGTGGTGCTCACCGACTTCGGCATCGCGCAGCTGCCCGGGTCCACCACGATCAGCGAGGACGGGGCGTTCGTCGGCTCGCCCGAGTACACCTCGCCGGAGCGCATGCAGGGCGCGGCGGCCGGGCCCGAGTCCGACCTGTGGTCCCTGGGCGCGCTGCTGTGCGCCGCGCTGAGCGGGGAATCGCCGTTCCACCGCGACTCGTTGGGCGGGGTGCTGCACGCGGTCGTCACCGACGAGATCCGCCCGCCGCGCGCCGCCGATCCGCTGCTGCCGGTCGTGCGCGGGCTGCTCGACCGGGACCCCGCGCGCCGGCTGGCGGCGGCCGAGGCCGAGGAGATGCTGCGGGCGTACGCGGCGACCGGGTCCGTTCCGGTCGCGCCGCGCCACTACACCCCGACCGAGCGCGTCCCGGTGGCGGGCGGTTCCGGGGCCCGTCCGGCGCGCTCCGGAAGAGCGCTGGTGGCGGCCTGTCTGGTGGCCGCGCTCGCCGGGGGCGGGGCCGCCGCCGCGGTGCTGCTCGGCGACGACGGGGGCCCGGCGCCGGCCGCCGCGCGCGGCCCGGCCGCCTCGTCCGCCGCCGGTGGCCGCCCCCAGGGGCCCGGCCCCACCGTGACGGTGACCCGGCCCGACGAGCCCGGCGCGGGCGGCACCGCGCCCGCCGGCTACCGCTCGGTGCGCGACCCGGACGGCTTCGGCCTCACCGTCCCGGCGGGCTTCGTGCGCAGCACCGACGACCGGCGGGTCTTCTACGTGTCCCCGGACGGCGCCTTCCGGCTGGGCATCCGGCTCCAGCAGTCGGTCACCGGCGGCCCGCTCGCCGTGATGCGCCTGGCGCACGCCAACGGGCCGGACACGAATGCCGGTTACCGGGGCGGCAAGGTCGTCGCCACCACCCACCAGGGCCATGACGCGGCCCTGTGGGAGTTCAGCTGGAACGGCTTCAGCAAGGCCGAGGGCCCCCGGCACACCTACGACGAAGCCTGGGACCAGAACGGCACGATGTACGACGTGTGGGTCTCGGCGCCGGTGGCGCGGCTGGACGAGGCCAAACGGCACTTCGACACCGCGCTCGACTCCTTCACCCCGGCGGCCTGA
- a CDS encoding serine/threonine-protein kinase gives MLAGRYRLGDTIGRGGMGKVWRAHDEVLHRTVAVKELTAALYVAEADRVVLHARTQKEARAAARITHPGVVTVHDVLDHDNRPWIVMQYVDGPSLADAVKESESGRIGAREAARIGLHVLGALRAAHAAGVLHRDVKPGNVLLARDQRVLLTDFGIAAIEGDSTITRTGELVGSIDYLAPERVRGGQPGPASDLWSLGATLYTAVEGESPFRRSSPISTMQAVVNEEPRPAANAGALAPVITALLRKDPDERPSAEEAERMFLEAMEGREPKSAHEYVPTRQVSEGELHAANAAAGTSGTVRTPAPEAVAPAPLPAPAPRRRRRGRTVALVVALAALIGAAAGFAALKFNDGGGDETPAVSKSPDTRPSKTPKAGDASVPAGWRRVKDPLGFTLFVPEGWRRQMDGKEVDYTPDNGRHYVRVSVSKPDFENPYMHQLNLEKALEKRLPKYQRLTLHSNTFRDQVNSSLWEFSYVEKKGFPGKRHAIDQMYFSDDGTTEYAVYMSGPESDWAEMREQFDTVLRGWQPPPSH, from the coding sequence CTGCTGGCCGGGCGTTACCGGCTCGGCGACACCATCGGCCGCGGCGGGATGGGCAAGGTCTGGCGCGCCCACGACGAGGTGCTGCACCGCACGGTGGCCGTCAAGGAGCTCACCGCCGCGCTGTACGTGGCGGAGGCCGACCGCGTGGTGCTGCACGCCCGTACGCAGAAGGAGGCGCGGGCCGCCGCCCGCATCACCCACCCCGGTGTGGTCACCGTCCACGACGTGCTCGACCACGACAACCGGCCCTGGATCGTGATGCAGTACGTCGACGGGCCCTCGCTCGCCGACGCCGTCAAGGAGTCGGAGAGCGGGCGGATCGGGGCCCGCGAGGCCGCCCGGATCGGGCTGCACGTGCTGGGCGCCCTGCGCGCCGCCCACGCCGCCGGGGTGCTGCACCGCGACGTCAAGCCGGGCAACGTGCTGCTCGCCCGGGACCAGCGCGTGCTGCTCACGGACTTCGGCATCGCCGCCATCGAGGGCGACTCCACCATCACGCGCACCGGTGAACTCGTCGGCTCCATCGACTACCTGGCGCCCGAGCGGGTGCGGGGCGGCCAGCCCGGACCCGCCTCCGACCTGTGGTCGCTGGGCGCCACGCTCTACACGGCGGTCGAGGGCGAGTCGCCCTTCCGCCGCTCCTCGCCGATATCCACCATGCAGGCCGTGGTCAACGAGGAGCCCCGGCCCGCCGCGAACGCGGGCGCGCTCGCCCCCGTCATCACCGCGCTGCTCCGCAAGGACCCCGACGAGCGCCCCTCGGCCGAGGAGGCCGAGCGGATGTTCCTGGAGGCGATGGAGGGCCGCGAACCCAAGTCGGCGCACGAGTACGTGCCGACGCGCCAGGTCTCCGAGGGCGAGCTGCACGCCGCCAACGCCGCGGCGGGGACCTCCGGCACCGTCCGCACCCCGGCGCCCGAGGCCGTGGCGCCCGCGCCCCTGCCCGCCCCCGCGCCCCGGCGCAGACGGCGCGGGCGGACCGTGGCCCTGGTGGTCGCGCTGGCGGCCCTGATCGGCGCCGCCGCGGGCTTCGCCGCGCTGAAGTTCAACGACGGCGGCGGCGACGAGACCCCCGCCGTCTCCAAGTCCCCCGACACCCGGCCCTCCAAGACGCCCAAGGCGGGCGACGCGTCCGTCCCGGCGGGCTGGCGGCGGGTGAAGGACCCGCTCGGGTTCACCCTCTTCGTGCCCGAGGGCTGGCGGCGCCAGATGGACGGCAAGGAAGTCGACTACACGCCGGACAACGGCCGCCACTACGTCCGGGTCAGCGTCAGCAAGCCCGACTTCGAGAACCCGTACATGCACCAGCTGAACCTGGAGAAGGCGCTGGAGAAGCGGCTGCCCAAGTACCAGCGGCTGACCCTGCACTCCAACACCTTCCGGGACCAGGTGAACTCCTCGCTCTGGGAGTTCAGCTATGTGGAGAAGAAGGGCTTCCCGGGCAAGCGGCACGCGATCGACCAGATGTACTTCTCGGACGACGGCACGACCGAGTACGCGGTGTACATGTCGGGGCCCGAGAGCGACTGGGCGGAGATGCGCGAGCAGTTCGACACCGTGCTGCGCGGCTGGCAGCCGCCGCCGTCGCACTGA